In Quercus robur chromosome 10, dhQueRobu3.1, whole genome shotgun sequence, a genomic segment contains:
- the LOC126702397 gene encoding glycerophosphodiester phosphodiesterase GDPD6-like isoform X2 — MALSPCFSPLVFLFLIVGCVARPLYPLPSKVAEGTRKPLQTSRPYNIAHRGSNGEIPEETAPAYQRAIEEGADFIETDILSSKDGVLISFHDVTLDDTTDILQHKEFANRKRTYEVQGTNTTGFFTVDFTLKELKSLRVKQRYIFRDQQYNGKFTIITFEEYIAIALDAPRVVGIYPEIKNPVFINEHVKWPGGKKFEDKFVETLKKYGYKGSYLSKEWLAQPAFIQSFAPTSLIYVSNQTDLPKIFLIDDVTVPTQDTNQSYWEITSDSYFQYIKQYVEGIGPWKDTVVPVKDNYLLTPTDLVARAHAHNLQVHPYTFRDENQFLHFNFHQDPYQEYAYWIHKIGVDGIFTDFTGSLNNYQEWTSHSSNDSDSSASKLLHKIALLVNSYEKV, encoded by the exons GCTTTTCGCCTTTGgtatttctctttctcattgttgGGTGTGTTGCACGGCCTCTCTATCCACTCCCTAGTAAAGTAGCTGAGGGCACTAGAAAGCCTCTACAAACTTCTCGTCCATATAACATAGCACATCGAGGTTCAAATGGAGAGATTCCTGAAGAAACTGCTCCTGCATACCAG AGAGCTATTGAAGAGGGTGCAGACTTCATTGAAACTGATATCCTATCTTCCAAAGATGGCGTTCTTATATCCTTCCATGATGTAACACTTGATGATACCACTGATATTCTTCAACACAAGGAGTTTGCCAATCGTAAAAGGACCTATGAAGTCCAAGGGACCAATACCACTGGATTTTTTACTG TTGATTTCACATTAAAAGAACTAAAGTCCTTGCGGGTGAAGCAGAGGTACATATTTCGGGATCAACAATATAATG GAAAGTTTACTATTATTACCTTTGAAGAGTACATTGCGATTGCACTGGATGCACCCAGAGTTGTTGGAATATACCCGGAGATTAAAAATCCAGTCTTTATCAATGAGCAT GTGAAGTGGCCGGGTGGTAAGAAGTTTGAGGATAAGTTTGTTGAGACACTTAAGAAGTATGGATACAAGGGTTCATATTTGTCAAAAGAGTGGTTGGCCCAACCTGCCTTTATCCAGTCGTTTGCTCCAACCTCACTAATATATGTTTCAAATCAGACAGACTTGCCCAAGATCTTCTTAATTGATGATGTTACTGTTCCAACTCAAGACACTAATCAG TCATATTGGGAAATTACTTCGGATAGTTACTTTCAGTACATTAAGCAATATGTGGAGGGCATTGGACCTTGGAAGGATACAGTGGTTCCTGTTAAAGATAATTATTTGCTAACACCTACTGATCTTGTTGCCAGAGCACACGCCCATAACCTACAG GTTCACCCATACACTTTCCGTGATGAGAATCAGTTCTTACACTTCAACTTTCATCAAGATCCATATCAGGAATATGCTTACTGGATTCACAAGATAGGAGTTGATGGAATCTTTACAGACTTCACAGGAAGCCTCAATAATTATCAGGAATGGACTTCTCATTCTTCAAATGATAGTGATAGCAGTGCATCTAAACTATTGCATAAAATTGCATTGTTGGTCAATTCCTATGAAAAGGTATGA
- the LOC126702396 gene encoding replication protein A 70 kDa DNA-binding subunit B produces MTKCVSPDAISTILANPSPESSSDVPEIVVQVIELKATGASGNRFMFTANDGKMKLRGILPTNMGSEVMSGNIQNLGLIRILDYTLNDIPNKPEKYLIVTKCEVVSPPLEMEVKSEVKSEETGIVLKPKQENEIKSEVKSEVPGIFLKPKQEIVAKSAAQIVHEQRQNMAPAARMSMTRRVFPLVSLNPYQGSWTIKVRVTSKGNMRTYKNARGEGCVFNVELTDEDGTQIQATMFNEAAKKFYDRFQLGKVYFISRGTLRLANKQFKTVKNDYEMTLNENSEVEEASNEETFVPETTFNFVPIDSLGPYVNGMELVDVIGVVQNVSPTMSIRRKSNNDTIPKRDITIADETKKTVVVSLWNDLATSVGQELLDIADKSPIVAIKSLKVGEFQGVSLSTLSRSVALVNPDLPEAKKLRSWYDSEGKESSLASVGSGMSPSSKSGLRSMYSDRVSLSHIQKNPSLGEEKPVFFSIRGYISFIKPDQAMWYRACKTCNRKVTEALGSGYWCESCQKNDEECNLRYIMVVKISDASGEAFLSIFNEEAEKIVGCSADELDKLKSEEGEENPYQLKLKQATWNSHLFRVSVSQNEYNNEKKQRITVRAVAPVDFAAESRFLLEEISKMRVSK; encoded by the exons ATGACGAAGTGTGTGAGTCCAGATGCGATCTCGACTATTCTGGCGAACCCATCGCCGGAATCTTCCTCCGATGTCCCTGAGATCGTCGTCCAGGTCATCGAGCTCAAGGCCACCGGTGCTTCCGGTAACCGTTTTAT GTTTACAGCTAACGATGGAAAGATGAAGCTAAGGGGAATTCTCCCAACAAACATGGGTTCTGAGGTCATGTCTGGAAATATTCAGAACCTGGGTCTGATTCGCATTCTTGATTATACTCTCAATGACATTCCGAATAAGCCTGAGAA GTATCTGATTGTCACAAAATGTGAGGTGGTTTCTCCACCGCTTGAAATGGAGGTCAAATCCGAGGTCAAGAGTGAGGAAACTGGTATTGTATTGAAGCCAAAGCAAGAAAATGAGATTAAGAGTGAGGTAAAAAGTGAAGTGCCTGGGATTTTTTTAAAGCCAAAGCAGGAAATTGTTGCTAAATCAGCTGCTCAGATAGTACATGAACAGCGCCAAAA TATGGCCCCAGCTGCACGGATGTCAATGACACGAAGAGTTTTCCCTCTGGTGTCCTTGAACCCTTACCAAGGTAGTTGGACCATAAAGGTTCGTGTCACTAGCAAAGGAAATATGCGTACCTATAAGAACGCGAGAGGAGAAGGCTGTGTTTTCAATGTAGAGTTAACAGATGAAGAT GGCACACAAATACAAGCAACAATGTTCAATGAAGCTGCAAAGAAATTCTATGACAGGTTTCAATTGGGGAAGGTTTATTTCATTTCAAGGGGGACTCTAAGACTTGCTAATAAGCAGTTTAAGACAGTGAAAAATGATTATGAAATGACCTTGAATGAGAATTCTGAAGTAGAAGAGGCTAGCAATGAAGAAACTTTTGTTCCTGAAACAACATTCAATTTTGTCCCAATTGATAGTTTAGGTCCTTATGTCAATGGGATGGAGCTTGTGG ATGTCATTGGTGTTGTTCAAAATGTCTCCCCTACAATGAGCATTCGGAGGAAGAGCAACAATGATACTATCCCAAAGCGTGATATTACTATTGCTGATGAGAC GAAAAAGACAGTTGTGGTCTCCTTGTGGAATGACCTTGCAACAAGTGTGGGGCAGGAATTGCTGGATATTGCAGATAAATCACCTATAGTTGCAATTAAATCCCTTAAAGTTGGGGAATTTCAAG GTGTATCTTTGTCAACACTGAGCAGAAGTGTTGCGCTTGTAAATCCAGATTTACCTGAAGCAAAGAAGTTGAGATCCTG gTATGATTCTGAGGGTAAAGAAAGTTCATTGGCATCTGTCGGTTCTGGTATGAGCCCATCATCAAAGAGTGGTTTAAGGTCAATGTACTCTGATCGGGTCTCTCTTTCTCACATACAGAAGAACCCATCCTTGGGTGAGGAAAAG CCTGTATTTTTCAGCATTAGAGGATACATAAGCTTCATCAAGCCTGACCAGGCAATGTGGTACCGGGCTTGCAAAACTTGCAACAGGAAAGTGACAGAGGCTTTGGGGTCTGGGTATTGGTGTGAATCATGCCAGAAAAATGATGAAGAGTGCAATTTAAG atacaTAATGGTAGTCAAAATTTCTGATGCAAGTGGTGAAGCTTTTTTATCTATCTTTAATGAGGAAGCGGAGAAAATTGTTGGGTGCTCTGCTGACGAGCTTGATAAGTTGAAATCAGAG gaGGGGGAGGAGAATCCATACCAACTAAAATTGAAGCAAGCCACCTGGAATTCTCATCTTTTCCGGGTTAGTGTTTCTCAGAATGAGTACAATAATGAGAAGAAGCAAAGGATCACAGTCAGGGCTGTTGCTCCCGTTGATTTTGCTGCTGAATCAAGATTTTTGCTTGAAGAGATCTCAAAGATGAGAGTTTCTAAATAG
- the LOC126702397 gene encoding glycerophosphodiester phosphodiesterase GDPD6-like isoform X3, translated as MALSPCFSPLVFLFLIVGCVARPLYPLPSKVAEGTRKPLQTSRPYNIAHRGSNGEIPEETAPAYQRAIEEGADFIETDILSSKDGVLISFHDVTLDDTTDILQHKEFANRKRTYEVQGTNTTGFFTVDFTLKELKSLRVKQRYIFRDQQYNGKFTIITFEEYIAIALDAPRVVGIYPEIKNPVFINEHVKWPGGKKFEDKFVETLKKYGYKGSYLSKEWLAQPAFIQSFAPTSLIYVSNQTDLPKIFLIDDVTVPTQDTNQSYWEITSDSYFQYIKQYVEGIGPWKDTVVPVKDNYLLTPTDLVARAHAHNLQVHPYTFRDENQFLHFNFHQDPYQEYAYWIHKIGVDGIFTDFTGSLNNYQEWTSHSSNDSDSSASKLLHKIALLVNSYEKV; from the exons ATGGCTCTCTCACCCT GCTTTTCGCCTTTGgtatttctctttctcattgttgGGTGTGTTGCACGGCCTCTCTATCCACTCCCTAGTAAAGTAGCTGAGGGCACTAGAAAGCCTCTACAAACTTCTCGTCCATATAACATAGCACATCGAGGTTCAAATGGAGAGATTCCTGAAGAAACTGCTCCTGCATACCAG AGAGCTATTGAAGAGGGTGCAGACTTCATTGAAACTGATATCCTATCTTCCAAAGATGGCGTTCTTATATCCTTCCATGATGTAACACTTGATGATACCACTGATATTCTTCAACACAAGGAGTTTGCCAATCGTAAAAGGACCTATGAAGTCCAAGGGACCAATACCACTGGATTTTTTACTG TTGATTTCACATTAAAAGAACTAAAGTCCTTGCGGGTGAAGCAGAGGTACATATTTCGGGATCAACAATATAATG GAAAGTTTACTATTATTACCTTTGAAGAGTACATTGCGATTGCACTGGATGCACCCAGAGTTGTTGGAATATACCCGGAGATTAAAAATCCAGTCTTTATCAATGAGCAT GTGAAGTGGCCGGGTGGTAAGAAGTTTGAGGATAAGTTTGTTGAGACACTTAAGAAGTATGGATACAAGGGTTCATATTTGTCAAAAGAGTGGTTGGCCCAACCTGCCTTTATCCAGTCGTTTGCTCCAACCTCACTAATATATGTTTCAAATCAGACAGACTTGCCCAAGATCTTCTTAATTGATGATGTTACTGTTCCAACTCAAGACACTAATCAG TCATATTGGGAAATTACTTCGGATAGTTACTTTCAGTACATTAAGCAATATGTGGAGGGCATTGGACCTTGGAAGGATACAGTGGTTCCTGTTAAAGATAATTATTTGCTAACACCTACTGATCTTGTTGCCAGAGCACACGCCCATAACCTACAG GTTCACCCATACACTTTCCGTGATGAGAATCAGTTCTTACACTTCAACTTTCATCAAGATCCATATCAGGAATATGCTTACTGGATTCACAAGATAGGAGTTGATGGAATCTTTACAGACTTCACAGGAAGCCTCAATAATTATCAGGAATGGACTTCTCATTCTTCAAATGATAGTGATAGCAGTGCATCTAAACTATTGCATAAAATTGCATTGTTGGTCAATTCCTATGAAAAGGTATGA